A region of Granulicella aggregans DNA encodes the following proteins:
- a CDS encoding choice-of-anchor D domain-containing protein codes for MTKQSMAVRVSRATFFSSLTHRVVVLCAFLAMTLGVAQAQYTLAPTWSQQSPANSPSSRNAPAMAYDSAHNQVVLFGGNAVGLGIAADTWLWNGTNWTQANPATSPTPRSDAAMAYDSAHGQVVLFGGLDPSINRLGDTWLWNGTTWTQASPSVSPPARDGFSMVYDPVHGQVVLFGGINAGGSPLNDTWLWNGTTWTQANVSTAPSARFAANMVYDTATNNVLLFGGQYSNALGDTWSWNGTSWTQLSPASSPSARESSGIVFDTSLNQVVLFGGNANGTDVNDTWLWNGSTWTQDTLAASPSARELTENMVYDAAQNQVVLFGGANFAANMNTLGDTWVFAPSGNFGNVNVCPTGATTPAPCNKTISFTVNVTTLQNLGTPQVLTQGTSGLDFTLASGSTCQGVGSTGSCVVNATFTPTAPGLRTGAIQLLFPGQVGVALNIPVYGVGQGPAAAIAPGTQSLVNTTASYPLTKPEGVAVDAAGNVFISDTATHQVVKVAANGTVSSVGVGLNYPQGMAVDGAGNVYIADNNLNEVVEVPAGCTTASCQTTVGVGLAAQLGVAVDGPGNVFISDFTGNQVVEVPVGCTTAACQTVVYNPAGANPVGVAVDAAGDLFVADFGLKQVVEVPAGCANSSCQIKVGQGWNQPVGVAVDAAGDVFVADEGTQNVVEVPAGCTVSTCQTSVLSGIFTVAVAVDAQGDLFIPETNAGQVLEINQSQSPSLNFGTVVLGNMTSQSVKLQNIGNQPLDAAGSGLVVSGTAYSQVAGQGSPADCMASFALTPGQACNTTIQFAPQSYTQPQAGTAIFYDNALNSANAAQSVSLLGFGAKPVQSFFQFTVAEIGSGSGTVTDLSGAINCSEANGTPSGTCTASLPSSALVTLTASATGSSEFLGWGGACASSGVSPTCFVLVTQVANVTASFVNPNFGNINVCPAGSTQQGCAATMPVTYNLATTTAVGAIKVVTQGLTGLDFSLGSGSTCTGTVAGGNSCTVNVNFAPLAPGLRMGAVQLFDNAGNLLATTPIYGVGQDSAIAFSPGAQTSALVPTGAAGVAKDAAGNIYMAGGGGATKISPSGVQTVIPVSGMGSAGFYDVALDGAGNVYLADTNNHDIVKITPGGAQSIVPTTGLGRTTGVAVDGAGNLFITDQQDNQVIKVTPNGVQTTVASTGVSNPYYPAVDAAGNLFFLSAGNETVYKVTPAGVQTSVPFTGLVAGNGVAVDAAGDVYVSDQSANVILEITPSGVQTTVPTSGLSIPAGIKVDAAGSVLIADNALSSLVVVNRSQPPAISFATTNVGSTSSDSPVAFTVQNVGNQPLTGSVAFNLGTSFTENSTPDCSTSLPLAPGGSCGESFSFTPQSATFFSGSAIFTDNSLTSVTPGTQTVPIFGIGATNGVAGTVAVPNVVGQAQTAAATPLSTVGLGLGNVSTASSQTVPAGTIISENPVAGTQVAVGSVVNLLVSSGLPQQPSPNPLLLENNYFLTGDYVSAGVTLRGTGKNGIATGTITIPSATQSAQGIPDGADVVDAFLYWESLENTASASSTNGTFNGYSIVGQQIGSDIPNYTDGAVTGTLRSYRASVNIYLPVGANGIRIVSGPYTVSLPDSGGSTYPLTEGASLVLVYRVLSPNFPLKSVIIYDGAAQPASSATQVVQGFYDAVGGANGTGKNTNLFASGGVWNNGVNTVTLGQSNQYSATLNAPGAYAAVILSTLVNNSDNDGILDAWKSGPAAGDFHAGQPGYYDVKTSTWVGLPGAKHGQKDLFVQMDYMCGAVLASGSCDPTQENLFPSPDASGNDPLVMVQQAFAQSGVVLHLQVGNAVPETTCTDDLATTPATLCQFPGQPGVIGWKNSLEFSKLYPRNLASCLSGGDCTTRFPYGQKDSYHYVLFGHSLAIPAYNTRFGTLTSINVVNGVTTIVTADRGTGISACPSRITLGGVLGNPSLNGIYNTTSCADTKTITVATPGVTNWSYPNNTLPEPVIGLTSGTITSISGYSDLGGADSAVTLGLWLTAPGQDMSKKATVVAGTLFHEIGHTLGLSHGGLYYDTTNSYVPTFEANCKPNYQSIMNYLFQLDGVGSNGTIAFSNQALNTLNESTAGSVTQLTDALGDAATFPTSSWYVPFTTGTLASPATLHCDGTPLAGESIYRVNSSVSPIAPAWSSGQDLNGIGTLQTQERGFNDLGALDLRQVGATGGEFAALATQLSFGSSVAPLNISAGGNVTLGSGGTIALGSGGNVTLGSGGNVTLGSGGTITLGSGGNVTLGSGGNVTLGSGGTITLGSGGNVTLGSGGNVTLGSGGTITLGSGGNVTLGSGGNVTLGSGGTIALGSGGTVTIPSTGGSYTIDSSGGTITLGSGGNVTLGSGGNVTLGSGGTITLGSGGNVTLGSGGNVTLGSGGTITLGSGGNVTLGSGGNVTLGSGGTITLGSGGNVTLGSGGNVTLGSGGTVTLGSGGNVALGSGGNVTLGSGGTATLGAGGTITLGSGGNVTLGSGGNVTLGSGGTITLGSGGNVTLGSGGNVTLGSGGTITLGSGGNVTLGSGGNVTLGSGGTITLGSGGAPITIGAGGSYTFGSSGGTVTLGSGGNVTLGSGGNVTLGSGGTIALGSGGNVTLGSGGNVTLGSGGNITLGSGGTITLGSGGNVTLGSGGVVTLGNGGSVNLGIGSSSTPLASVPSNTSGSGGPMTNELTYETANSVVRVPTVPVETVTPAGVRITWKAPAFGVVATYTIYRSSDGATPIVIGSVSGVNGNPPATEFTDTNPDLTAKTVVYTVTTTLVPDTTGGTQRSSPLSAPAVLKNDQTITLGPLPSSVPITSSPAVTATAMSSGVPNGLQVVFSTTGSCTIASQAFAANVSSATLALSGTGSCTVTASQPGSTTFNAANSVSGTFMVLPTGSSLQSQTINFATLPNAQYGNSFSLSASSSSGLPVTFMASGPCKTDGSISGVGVCSITASAAGNSTYSAASLTQSFTVYPAVLKVTATNLTGTYGQPLPTLTSSYSGFVKNDSASVVNGAPGLSTTATTTSNVGSYPITVSTGTLATANYSFLYVNGTLTIQPAAQAALTLNAASPLTFNQSETLSVTGGTTNGAVTYAVAPGGACTVSGARLTANSGTGTCLVTATMAGNANYNPVTSSTVTVVLAPVSQTIAFTTNPPASASYNSTFTVAATGGASGNPVIFTSAGVCSNTGATYNMTNSTGTCSVIANQAGNSNYAPAVTVTKTVTATGPLLSLSTTSINFGTMYLGAISTQTITVSNIGTAPVTINDPILSIVKGGNSNEFIALSLCPKPLAAGKSCYVTIAFLAGPFYTPQTATLQIMSNAPGSPQPVTLSAQVIYPVANLNPSSLNFGTIKHATSSTLSVTLGNPGGTPLSLTGISVTGTNAGYFAQTNNCGSSLAAGANCTVAVKFTPAATGTFNASLVVVDNAQAGGGTQTVSLSGKGN; via the coding sequence CAATGCTCTTGGCGACACCTGGAGTTGGAACGGAACGAGTTGGACCCAGCTCTCGCCAGCGTCCAGCCCTTCGGCGCGCGAATCCAGCGGCATCGTCTTTGATACATCGCTCAACCAGGTCGTTCTATTCGGCGGAAACGCGAACGGCACCGATGTGAATGACACGTGGCTGTGGAACGGAAGCACCTGGACGCAAGACACGCTTGCAGCGAGTCCGTCGGCGCGCGAGTTGACCGAGAACATGGTCTACGACGCGGCGCAGAACCAGGTGGTGCTGTTCGGAGGGGCGAACTTCGCGGCGAACATGAATACGCTCGGCGACACATGGGTGTTTGCGCCTTCGGGGAACTTCGGCAACGTCAACGTCTGCCCAACAGGAGCAACGACTCCCGCACCGTGCAACAAGACCATCTCGTTCACGGTGAACGTCACGACTCTCCAGAACCTTGGGACGCCCCAGGTCCTGACTCAGGGCACCTCAGGTCTCGACTTCACGCTCGCCAGCGGGAGTACCTGCCAGGGTGTGGGTAGCACGGGAAGTTGCGTCGTCAACGCCACATTCACTCCAACAGCTCCCGGTCTGCGGACGGGCGCGATACAACTCCTCTTTCCCGGTCAGGTCGGGGTCGCTCTGAACATTCCTGTGTATGGCGTCGGGCAGGGACCGGCAGCCGCGATTGCGCCAGGGACGCAAAGCCTCGTGAACACAACGGCGAGCTATCCCCTGACCAAGCCTGAAGGGGTGGCAGTGGACGCGGCAGGCAACGTGTTCATCTCGGATACGGCGACCCACCAGGTCGTTAAGGTCGCGGCGAATGGCACGGTGAGTTCCGTGGGCGTGGGCCTGAACTATCCGCAGGGCATGGCCGTCGACGGAGCAGGGAACGTCTACATCGCGGACAACAATTTGAACGAGGTGGTCGAGGTTCCGGCGGGTTGCACCACCGCTTCGTGCCAGACGACGGTCGGTGTTGGTCTAGCCGCTCAGTTAGGTGTCGCGGTGGATGGGCCGGGCAACGTGTTCATCAGCGACTTTACCGGGAACCAGGTTGTGGAGGTCCCAGTTGGCTGCACGACGGCTGCCTGCCAGACGGTCGTGTATAACCCAGCCGGTGCGAATCCCGTCGGTGTTGCGGTCGATGCGGCTGGCGACCTCTTCGTCGCTGATTTTGGGCTTAAGCAAGTTGTCGAGGTGCCGGCTGGCTGCGCTAACAGTAGCTGCCAGATAAAAGTAGGTCAGGGGTGGAATCAGCCGGTGGGCGTGGCGGTGGATGCGGCTGGCGATGTCTTTGTCGCGGACGAAGGCACCCAGAATGTGGTCGAAGTTCCGGCAGGATGCACAGTTAGCACTTGCCAGACCTCCGTTCTTAGCGGAATCTTTACCGTTGCTGTCGCGGTGGATGCACAAGGGGACCTCTTTATCCCGGAGACGAACGCCGGACAGGTCCTTGAGATCAACCAATCACAGTCCCCATCGCTAAACTTTGGCACCGTTGTCTTGGGAAATATGACCAGTCAATCGGTCAAGCTGCAGAACATCGGCAACCAGCCTCTCGATGCCGCCGGTTCAGGTCTGGTCGTCTCCGGAACCGCTTACTCGCAGGTAGCCGGGCAAGGCTCGCCCGCAGACTGCATGGCAAGCTTCGCGCTGACACCAGGCCAGGCCTGTAACACGACGATCCAGTTTGCACCCCAGAGTTATACCCAGCCGCAGGCCGGAACGGCCATCTTCTACGACAACGCTCTGAACTCCGCGAATGCGGCACAGTCTGTCTCCCTCCTCGGTTTTGGGGCAAAGCCAGTCCAGAGCTTCTTCCAATTTACCGTGGCGGAGATTGGTTCGGGCTCGGGAACGGTGACCGATCTAAGCGGTGCCATCAACTGTAGCGAAGCAAACGGAACACCGTCCGGGACCTGTACCGCGAGCCTACCTTCAAGCGCCCTGGTGACGCTGACAGCAAGCGCGACAGGAAGCTCGGAGTTTCTGGGCTGGGGTGGTGCATGCGCGAGTTCGGGAGTCAGTCCCACTTGCTTCGTACTCGTTACTCAGGTTGCAAATGTTACCGCGAGCTTCGTCAATCCAAACTTCGGCAACATCAATGTCTGCCCCGCCGGGAGCACTCAGCAGGGTTGCGCCGCCACGATGCCCGTGACCTACAACCTTGCAACGACCACGGCGGTTGGCGCGATCAAGGTGGTGACACAGGGTCTTACCGGCCTCGACTTTTCACTTGGCAGCGGAAGTACTTGCACCGGGACTGTGGCCGGAGGCAATTCCTGCACGGTGAATGTCAACTTTGCCCCGCTCGCCCCTGGCTTGCGTATGGGGGCGGTGCAGCTATTCGACAATGCCGGCAACCTGTTGGCGACGACCCCGATATACGGTGTGGGTCAGGATTCCGCGATCGCGTTTAGCCCCGGCGCGCAGACCAGCGCGTTGGTGCCTACGGGTGCAGCCGGCGTAGCCAAGGATGCGGCAGGCAATATCTACATGGCGGGCGGCGGCGGGGCGACGAAGATAAGCCCCTCGGGCGTCCAGACGGTGATTCCAGTGTCCGGTATGGGCTCAGCCGGTTTCTACGATGTGGCCTTGGATGGAGCAGGGAACGTCTACCTTGCGGACACGAACAACCATGACATCGTGAAGATCACGCCCGGTGGCGCTCAAAGCATCGTGCCCACAACCGGTTTGGGCCGAACGACCGGTGTTGCGGTGGACGGAGCTGGCAATCTGTTCATCACCGACCAGCAAGATAACCAGGTCATCAAGGTTACGCCCAATGGCGTGCAGACCACGGTAGCTTCGACGGGAGTGAGCAATCCCTACTATCCAGCCGTAGATGCTGCAGGGAACCTCTTCTTTCTCAGTGCAGGAAACGAGACGGTGTATAAGGTGACACCTGCTGGAGTGCAGACCTCCGTTCCGTTTACTGGATTGGTAGCAGGCAATGGCGTGGCTGTGGATGCGGCTGGCGATGTCTACGTTTCGGATCAGTCCGCCAACGTGATTCTGGAGATTACTCCAAGCGGTGTGCAGACGACGGTGCCGACGAGTGGCCTGTCTATTCCTGCCGGCATCAAGGTGGATGCGGCGGGCTCTGTTCTCATCGCGGACAATGCGCTGTCGAGCCTGGTGGTCGTCAACCGCTCGCAGCCGCCTGCGATCAGCTTTGCCACGACGAACGTCGGCAGCACAAGCTCGGACAGTCCGGTTGCGTTCACGGTTCAGAACGTCGGCAACCAGCCGCTGACGGGCTCGGTCGCGTTCAACCTAGGTACAAGCTTTACAGAGAACTCAACCCCCGATTGCTCCACAAGCCTTCCGTTGGCTCCAGGCGGAAGCTGCGGAGAGAGCTTTAGCTTCACGCCGCAGAGCGCGACCTTCTTCTCAGGCTCTGCGATCTTTACCGACAACAGTCTGACCAGCGTCACTCCTGGTACACAGACGGTCCCGATCTTCGGGATCGGAGCGACCAATGGAGTGGCCGGTACCGTCGCCGTCCCCAACGTGGTTGGGCAGGCACAAACGGCCGCGGCTACACCACTCTCCACGGTAGGTCTGGGGCTGGGAAACGTGTCGACCGCATCCAGCCAGACCGTTCCCGCAGGCACCATCATCAGCGAAAACCCAGTAGCCGGAACGCAGGTCGCGGTCGGGTCGGTGGTCAACCTGCTCGTATCGAGCGGCCTTCCGCAACAGCCTTCACCCAACCCGCTGTTGCTCGAAAACAACTACTTCCTGACGGGCGATTACGTCTCGGCGGGAGTGACGCTGCGCGGGACCGGCAAGAACGGCATTGCCACCGGAACCATCACCATTCCCAGCGCGACGCAAAGCGCCCAGGGTATTCCTGACGGTGCTGACGTCGTCGACGCCTTCCTTTATTGGGAGTCGCTGGAAAACACCGCATCGGCCTCATCCACGAATGGCACCTTCAACGGCTATTCCATCGTCGGCCAGCAGATCGGCAGTGACATTCCGAACTACACCGACGGTGCCGTTACCGGTACGCTCCGCTCCTATCGTGCCAGCGTCAATATCTACCTTCCGGTCGGCGCAAATGGGATTCGCATCGTCTCGGGACCGTACACCGTTTCTCTGCCTGACAGCGGCGGAAGCACCTACCCACTCACCGAGGGTGCGAGCCTGGTGCTCGTCTATCGTGTCCTGTCTCCGAACTTCCCCCTGAAGTCGGTCATCATCTACGACGGCGCGGCACAGCCCGCGAGCTCTGCGACCCAGGTGGTTCAGGGCTTCTACGACGCAGTAGGCGGAGCCAATGGCACCGGCAAGAACACCAACCTCTTCGCCTCCGGCGGAGTCTGGAACAACGGCGTGAACACCGTAACGCTGGGGCAATCGAACCAATACAGCGCGACGCTGAATGCTCCAGGCGCTTACGCCGCAGTGATTCTCAGCACGCTGGTCAATAACAGCGACAACGATGGAATCCTGGACGCCTGGAAGTCTGGCCCGGCAGCGGGCGACTTCCACGCAGGCCAGCCAGGCTACTACGACGTGAAGACCAGCACCTGGGTAGGATTGCCGGGAGCGAAGCACGGCCAGAAAGACCTGTTCGTGCAGATGGATTACATGTGCGGTGCCGTTCTCGCTAGCGGCTCGTGCGATCCCACCCAGGAGAATCTCTTTCCCTCGCCGGACGCTAGCGGCAATGATCCTCTGGTGATGGTGCAGCAGGCGTTTGCCCAGTCCGGAGTGGTGCTGCATCTCCAGGTTGGAAACGCCGTGCCGGAGACGACCTGCACCGACGACCTGGCCACCACTCCCGCGACGCTCTGCCAGTTCCCAGGCCAGCCGGGAGTCATCGGATGGAAGAACAGCCTCGAGTTCTCGAAGCTTTATCCCCGCAATCTTGCTTCCTGCCTCTCGGGCGGAGACTGCACCACGCGCTTCCCCTACGGGCAGAAGGACAGCTATCACTACGTTCTCTTCGGCCACTCGCTGGCGATCCCTGCTTACAACACGCGCTTCGGAACGCTCACGTCAATCAATGTGGTAAACGGTGTGACGACGATTGTCACCGCCGATCGCGGCACCGGCATCAGCGCCTGCCCGAGCCGCATCACGCTTGGCGGCGTGCTTGGAAATCCAAGCCTCAACGGGATCTACAACACGACGAGCTGCGCGGACACCAAGACGATCACCGTGGCAACTCCGGGCGTTACGAACTGGAGCTATCCCAACAACACTCTGCCGGAGCCGGTGATTGGCCTCACATCCGGGACAATTACCAGTATCTCCGGTTACTCCGACCTTGGCGGCGCGGACTCCGCAGTGACCCTCGGTCTCTGGCTGACGGCTCCGGGCCAGGACATGAGCAAGAAGGCCACTGTAGTAGCTGGCACGCTCTTCCATGAGATTGGCCACACGCTCGGCCTGAGCCACGGCGGCCTCTACTACGATACGACCAACAGCTACGTTCCGACGTTTGAAGCGAATTGCAAGCCGAACTATCAGAGCATCATGAACTACCTGTTCCAGTTGGATGGGGTGGGGTCGAATGGAACGATCGCATTCTCAAACCAGGCGCTGAACACGTTGAACGAGAGCACGGCGGGTTCGGTGACCCAACTGACAGACGCATTGGGAGATGCAGCGACGTTCCCGACATCGTCCTGGTACGTTCCATTCACCACAGGCACGCTGGCCAGCCCTGCGACGCTGCATTGCGATGGCACTCCGCTGGCAGGCGAATCGATCTATCGCGTGAATTCGTCCGTCTCACCCATCGCTCCGGCGTGGTCGAGCGGGCAGGATCTCAACGGGATCGGAACTCTGCAAACGCAGGAGCGAGGCTTCAACGACCTTGGTGCCTTGGATCTGCGCCAGGTGGGTGCGACGGGCGGCGAGTTCGCGGCGCTGGCCACGCAGCTTTCGTTCGGCTCTTCGGTAGCTCCGTTGAACATCAGCGCGGGCGGCAATGTGACGCTGGGCAGTGGGGGTACCATAGCACTTGGCAGCGGCGGCAACGTGACGCTTGGAAGTGGCGGCAATGTGACGCTGGGCAGCGGCGGAACCATCACTCTTGGCAGCGGTGGCAACGTCACGCTCGGCAGTGGCGGCAATGTGACATTGGGTAGCGGTGGGACGATCACCCTGGGCAGTGGCGGCAACGTCACTCTCGGCAGTGGCGGCAATGTCACATTGGGCAGCGGTGGGACGATTACGCTGGGTAGTGGCGGCAACGTAACGCTGGGCAGCGGCGGCAACGTCACACTAGGCAGTGGTGGCACCATCGCTCTCGGTAGCGGCGGCACCGTAACCATACCCTCGACGGGCGGCAGCTACACCATCGACAGCAGCGGCGGGACGATCACCCTTGGCAGCGGCGGCAACGTGACGCTGGGCAGTGGTGGCAATGTGACTCTGGGCAGCGGCGGGACCATCACTCTGGGCAGCGGCGGCAACGTCACCCTTGGCAGTGGTGGCAACGTCACTCTAGGCAGCGGCGGCACGATCACGCTTGGCAGTGGCGGCAATGTCACGCTGGGTAGCGGTGGCAACGTGACCCTTGGCAGCGGTGGCACGATCACCCTTGGCAGCGGCGGCAACGTCACCCTTGGCAGCGGTGGCAACGTCACGCTCGGCAGCGGTGGGACCGTGACCCTCGGCAGCGGCGGCAACGTTGCACTCGGCAGTGGCGGCAATGTCACTCTGGGTAGCGGCGGCACGGCGACGCTGGGTGCTGGCGGTACGATTACTCTCGGCAGCGGCGGCAATGTGACGCTCGGCAGTGGCGGCAATGTCACTCTGGGCAGCGGCGGTACGATCACGCTTGGCAGCGGTGGCAACGTGACGCTTGGCAGCGGTGGCAATGTGACGCTTGGCAGCGGCGGAACCATCACTCTGGGCAGCGGTGGCAATGTGACGCTTGGCAGCGGCGGCAACGTCACCCTCGGCAGCGGTGGAACCATCACCCTTGGCAGCGGCGGAGCTCCAATCACCATTGGCGCTGGTGGCAGTTACACCTTCGGAAGCAGCGGTGGAACGGTCACTCTTGGTAGCGGCGGCAATGTGACGCTCGGCAGTGGCGGCAACGTTACTCTGGGCAGTGGTGGAACCATCGCCCTTGGCAGCGGCGGCAACGTGACTCTCGGTAGCGGCGGAAACGTCACTCTTGGCAGCGGCGGCAACATCACCCTTGGCAGCGGCGGTACGATCACGCTGGGCAGTGGCGGCAACGTCACACTCGGCAGCGGTGGCGTGGTCACTCTAGGCAACGGTGGCAGCGTCAACCTCGGCATCGGCTCTTCGAGCACTCCGCTTGCCAGTGTGCCCAGCAACACGTCTGGCAGTGGTGGCCCGATGACGAACGAGTTGACCTATGAGACGGCGAACTCGGTCGTTCGCGTACCCACCGTACCTGTCGAGACGGTGACGCCCGCCGGCGTCAGGATTACCTGGAAGGCTCCCGCGTTCGGAGTGGTCGCCACGTACACGATCTATCGCAGCTCGGATGGAGCGACTCCGATCGTGATTGGCAGCGTCAGCGGCGTGAATGGAAATCCGCCCGCGACCGAGTTCACCGACACCAACCCGGACCTGACTGCAAAGACGGTGGTCTACACCGTGACGACGACGCTGGTTCCAGACACCACCGGCGGCACACAACGCTCCAGTCCGCTGTCGGCACCGGCGGTGCTGAAGAATGATCAGACGATTACGCTTGGCCCGTTGCCCAGTTCCGTCCCGATCACAAGCTCTCCGGCGGTCACCGCGACTGCGATGTCGAGCGGCGTCCCGAACGGGCTGCAGGTGGTCTTCAGCACCACGGGATCATGCACGATCGCAAGCCAGGCATTCGCAGCCAACGTGTCTTCCGCGACCCTTGCTCTTAGCGGTACGGGAAGCTGCACGGTCACCGCTTCGCAGCCGGGTTCGACTACGTTCAATGCGGCGAACTCGGTGTCCGGAACGTTCATGGTCCTGCCCACGGGCTCCAGCCTGCAGTCGCAGACGATCAACTTCGCCACCCTGCCGAACGCACAGTACGGCAACTCGTTCTCGTTGAGCGCGTCCTCGTCTTCGGGGCTGCCGGTCACCTTCATGGCCTCCGGCCCATGCAAGACGGACGGTAGCATCAGCGGAGTCGGCGTGTGCTCGATCACGGCGTCGGCAGCGGGCAACAGCACGTATAGTGCGGCTTCGCTGACCCAGTCGTTCACCGTCTATCCGGCGGTTCTGAAGGTAACGGCGACGAATCTCACGGGCACGTACGGACAGCCACTGCCAACGCTGACGTCCAGCTATAGCGGCTTCGTCAAGAACGACAGCGCCTCAGTAGTAAATGGCGCACCGGGGCTCTCGACGACAGCTACGACAACGAGCAACGTGGGCAGCTATCCGATCACGGTATCGACCGGTACGCTGGCTACAGCAAACTACTCGTTCCTCTACGTGAACGGTACGCTGACGATTCAGCCAGCTGCCCAGGCAGCTCTGACGCTGAATGCGGCGTCTCCGCTGACGTTCAATCAGAGCGAGACGTTGAGTGTCACAGGCGGAACGACGAACGGAGCCGTGACCTACGCTGTTGCCCCGGGCGGAGCTTGCACCGTCTCTGGCGCGCGACTGACGGCCAATAGCGGAACCGGCACCTGTCTGGTAACGGCAACCATGGCCGGCAACGCCAACTATAATCCGGTCACCAGCTCCACAGTCACAGTGGTGCTGGCTCCGGTGAGCCAGACAATTGCGTTCACCACCAATCCTCCGGCTAGCGCATCCTACAACAGCACCTTCACGGTGGCAGCCACGGGCGGTGCGAGCGGTAACCCCGTCATCTTCACCAGCGCAGGGGTCTGCAGCAATACCGGCGCGACCTACAATATGACCAACAGCACGGGAACTTGCTCAGTGATCGCCAACCAAGCGGGCAACTCGAACTACGCGCCCGCAGTGACGGTGACGAAGACGGTAACAGCGACCGGGCCGCTGCTCTCGCTCTCGACCACTTCGATCAACTTCGGGACGATGTACCTGGGTGCTATTTCAACTCAGACCATCACGGTGAGCAATATCGGAACTGCGCCGGTAACGATCAACGATCCCATTCTTTCGATCGTGAAGGGAGGAAACTCGAACGAGTTCATAGCGCTCAGTCTCTGCCCGAAGCCGTTGGCGGCAGGCAAGAGTTGCTATGTCACCATCGCCTTTCTCGCCGGCCCCTTCTACACGCCTCAGACCGCGACGCTGCAGATCATGAGCAATGCTCCGGGCAGCCCGCAGCCGGTCACGCTGAGTGCCCAGGTGATCTATCCTGTGGCGAACCTCAATCCATCGAGCCTGAACTTTGGGACGATCAAACACGCCACCAGCAGCACGCTGAGCGTGACCCTCGGCAATCCGGGAGGGACGCCTCTGAGCCTGACCGGCATCAGCGTGACCGGTACGAACGCGGGCTACTTCGCGCAAACTAACAACTGTGGCAGCTCACTGGCCGCCGGGGCGAACTGTACGGTTGCGGTGAAGTTTACGCCTGCGGCGACTGGCACATTCAACGCCAGCCTGGTCGTTGTTGATAATGCTCAGGCCGGAGGGGGAACGCAGACGGTGTCGCTTTCGGGTAAGGGGAATTAG